In Novipirellula galeiformis, one DNA window encodes the following:
- a CDS encoding L-serine ammonia-lyase — MISMFELLKIGIGPSSSHTVGPMIATRRFVTELNETVAAERVDRIVVELFGSLALTGIGHRTDRAAVLGLCGEHPRTVDPESIDVRFEKIRSSGTLRWLGKHELDFQLKRDLVFRGDTFLPEHPNGIRCTALSVEGGTLLRKTYLSVGGGFVVEDKELAGSSNPLSREQDVPFPFHNAAELLSLCKQHELTISELVQQNELAIGTAAEIEQQLEDIWQAMKHSIETGCHREGVLPGGLNLRRRAPGIYQKLMMHLRSGIDNVAANLAIDPLMNIDWVTLFALAVNEENAAGGRVVTAPTNGAAGVIPAVLAFYDRFTPNVSRQAIHTFLRTAAAIGMLYKRNASLSAAEMGCQGEVGVACSMAAAGLAAVMGGTPAQIENAAEIGMEHNLGLTCDPVAGLVQVPCIERNAMGAVKAINAARLAVLYGDGEHCVSLDKVIETMRQTGVDMQSKYKETSLGGLAVNVINC; from the coding sequence ATGATTAGCATGTTTGAACTGTTGAAAATTGGGATTGGCCCAAGCAGTTCGCATACCGTTGGGCCGATGATTGCAACTCGGCGTTTCGTGACGGAGCTCAACGAGACGGTCGCGGCTGAGCGAGTGGATCGAATCGTTGTCGAATTGTTTGGCTCCTTGGCGCTGACCGGAATTGGGCACCGTACCGACCGCGCGGCGGTGCTCGGATTGTGCGGTGAACATCCACGCACAGTCGATCCCGAATCGATTGACGTGCGCTTTGAAAAAATCCGATCCAGCGGAACGCTTCGGTGGCTTGGAAAACACGAGCTGGACTTTCAGCTGAAGCGGGATCTTGTGTTTCGAGGTGATACGTTTCTGCCCGAGCATCCCAACGGAATTCGTTGCACGGCGTTGTCCGTGGAGGGGGGGACGTTGCTGAGGAAAACCTACCTTTCGGTCGGCGGAGGGTTTGTCGTTGAGGATAAAGAACTTGCGGGTTCATCCAACCCGCTCAGTCGCGAGCAGGACGTTCCCTTTCCGTTTCACAACGCTGCTGAGCTGTTGTCGCTCTGCAAACAACACGAGCTCACGATTAGCGAGCTCGTGCAACAAAATGAACTCGCTATTGGAACCGCAGCGGAAATCGAACAACAACTCGAAGACATCTGGCAAGCGATGAAGCACAGTATTGAAACCGGTTGTCATCGGGAGGGTGTGTTGCCGGGAGGGTTGAACCTGCGTCGTCGCGCGCCGGGAATCTATCAAAAGCTAATGATGCATTTGCGTTCGGGTATCGACAATGTTGCCGCCAACTTGGCAATCGATCCGTTGATGAACATCGATTGGGTGACCCTCTTTGCACTGGCGGTCAATGAGGAAAACGCAGCCGGAGGACGCGTCGTGACTGCACCTACCAACGGCGCTGCGGGGGTAATCCCTGCAGTGTTGGCGTTTTACGATCGCTTCACTCCGAACGTCAGCCGCCAAGCGATTCACACGTTTTTGCGAACCGCCGCGGCGATTGGCATGCTTTACAAACGCAACGCGTCTTTGTCCGCAGCGGAAATGGGCTGCCAGGGCGAAGTCGGCGTTGCTTGTTCGATGGCCGCCGCCGGGCTTGCCGCGGTCATGGGCGGGACGCCGGCTCAGATTGAGAACGCCGCAGAAATCGGCATGGAACACAACCTTGGGCTGACCTGTGATCCAGTCGCGGGGTTGGTTCAGGTGCCCTGCATTGAACGCAATGCGATGGGGGCGGTCAAAGCGATCAACGCCGCTCGGTTGGCCGTTTTGTATGGGGACGGTGAACACTGTGTTTCGCTCGACAAGGTAATCGAGACGATGCGGCAAACCGGCGTCGATATGCAATCGAAGTACAAAGAAACAAGTCTCGGCGGGCTGGCGGTGAATGTTATCAATTGTTAG
- the thiD gene encoding bifunctional hydroxymethylpyrimidine kinase/phosphomethylpyrimidine kinase: MSVALTIAGSDPSGGAGLQADLKTFHAHGVYGMSVVTLLTVQNTQTVDAIEMLTPDFALAQLAVVLDDIPPMAAKTGALGNAAMIEAIAARASSFRFPLVVDPVMISKHGVPLMEESAIAMLRRSLLPHAFLVTPNQMEAASLAEIDVYDLETMEASARILCERGAKNVLVKGGRVGSESIDLLVTCDGAYPIGGPWIPTQSTHGTGCVLSAAITARLAKGESLWEAVTGAKSFILDAIRTAPSLGKGLGPVNLLQ; encoded by the coding sequence TTGTCCGTTGCCTTGACCATCGCTGGATCCGATCCATCCGGTGGAGCCGGTTTGCAAGCCGATTTAAAAACATTTCATGCTCACGGAGTTTATGGAATGAGCGTGGTGACATTGCTGACCGTGCAAAACACACAAACCGTCGACGCCATCGAAATGCTAACCCCTGATTTTGCACTCGCTCAACTGGCGGTTGTCCTGGACGATATTCCGCCGATGGCGGCTAAGACCGGCGCGCTTGGCAATGCCGCGATGATCGAAGCGATTGCCGCACGCGCATCGTCGTTTCGTTTTCCCTTGGTCGTCGACCCCGTGATGATTAGCAAGCACGGCGTACCGTTGATGGAGGAATCCGCCATCGCGATGCTGCGGCGATCGCTGTTGCCCCACGCCTTTCTGGTCACGCCCAACCAGATGGAAGCTGCCAGTTTAGCGGAAATCGACGTTTACGATTTGGAAACCATGGAAGCGTCCGCTCGGATCCTGTGCGAAAGGGGCGCGAAAAATGTGCTAGTCAAAGGGGGGCGGGTTGGCTCGGAATCAATCGATTTGTTAGTCACTTGCGATGGGGCATACCCGATCGGTGGCCCCTGGATTCCCACCCAAAGTACCCATGGCACGGGGTGCGTTTTATCGGCGGCAATCACCGCGCGTTTAGCCAAGGGCGAATCGTTGTGGGAAGCGGTCACCGGAGCCAAAAGCTTCATTCTCGATGCAATTCGCACTGCACCGTCCTTGGGTAAAGGACTTGGTCCTGTGAATTTGTTACAGTAA
- a CDS encoding methyltransferase domain-containing protein produces the protein MTQIKSDVGPIVDVNATGSREQPIEDQTPSRSPRRLTQRLQLQRNLQPELMDDPALPRGEHKLALAGLARLNRFSGVAGVMYRQLRRIARDRSRPLRILDVASGAGDVPVHWAQRAKREGIKMQITALDISSVALEEQQRRAAQAEVKVRSEQWDCLAKSLPHGFDVVTCSLFMHHLADPQATFLLRSMHAATDDAVIICDLERSSLNLGLVAFAAKLLSRSHVVHTDAVLSVHGAYTRNEFSTLAEAALGVPVTIRGAFPCRFIASFEKTVAMDRLGATR, from the coding sequence GTGACTCAAATCAAAAGCGATGTGGGGCCAATTGTCGATGTGAATGCGACCGGATCTCGGGAGCAGCCGATTGAGGACCAAACTCCGTCGCGTTCGCCTCGGCGTTTGACGCAACGGTTGCAATTACAAAGGAATTTACAACCTGAATTGATGGATGATCCCGCGTTGCCACGCGGCGAACACAAGCTCGCACTCGCGGGGTTGGCACGGCTAAATCGTTTCAGCGGTGTTGCCGGAGTGATGTATCGTCAATTGCGCCGTATCGCTCGAGACCGCTCTCGCCCCTTGAGGATTCTTGATGTGGCCAGCGGGGCGGGCGACGTTCCCGTTCATTGGGCGCAACGCGCCAAACGAGAGGGAATCAAGATGCAGATCACTGCACTCGATATCAGCTCGGTGGCGCTCGAGGAGCAGCAACGGCGAGCCGCCCAGGCCGAGGTAAAGGTTCGCTCCGAGCAATGGGATTGCCTCGCCAAGTCGCTCCCCCATGGGTTCGATGTCGTGACATGTTCCTTGTTCATGCATCATCTTGCCGACCCTCAGGCGACGTTTCTGTTGCGTTCGATGCATGCGGCAACCGACGATGCTGTCATCATTTGTGATCTTGAGCGATCGAGCCTGAACTTGGGCTTGGTTGCCTTCGCAGCCAAGCTGCTGTCTCGATCGCACGTCGTTCATACCGATGCCGTGCTCAGCGTACACGGGGCGTACACTCGCAATGAGTTTTCGACCCTCGCCGAAGCCGCCCTCGGGGTTCCGGTTACGATTCGGGGGGCGTTTCCATGTCGCTTTATCGCGTCGTTCGAAAAAACGGTGGCGATGGACCGTTTGGGTGCGACGCGATGA
- a CDS encoding NAD(P)/FAD-dependent oxidoreductase — MTGSTVTSQRKDSRVLIIGGGVAGTACALRLRSLGMAVDLVEKATFPRPKVCGCCIGEAGLHAFSQLGLRDRVWERAAITNRWSASLGGRRIELAIPAGVAISREVLDPLMLESAIEAGAQVTTNCTARIESVDPRSVSVKLEHNATTVTANYECVVIASGLRTGGMKDLLPWTEMPRGPFGVSFMASSTDVEPGVIYMACNKDGYVGMVKLADGRVDVAAALNSGATSAAVGTPMTRVQSILASSQFAPVVLSDPSTLMTTPPLRRARQTGNGRLLAIGDAAGYVEPFTGEGMTWGMQGGIAAAELIATQKGHLQTVGDEWNQKLETLLRSRKRTCRFVTTALRSPTVCRIAANTLTWFPSLATPLLRSMNKT; from the coding sequence ATGACCGGATCGACCGTCACATCGCAGCGAAAGGACTCGCGGGTGTTGATTATTGGTGGTGGCGTCGCCGGCACCGCGTGCGCGTTGCGACTGAGATCGCTGGGAATGGCGGTCGATTTGGTTGAAAAAGCGACCTTTCCCCGTCCCAAGGTTTGCGGCTGCTGTATCGGGGAAGCGGGGCTGCATGCGTTTTCGCAATTGGGACTACGTGACCGCGTTTGGGAACGCGCCGCAATCACCAACCGCTGGTCCGCTTCGCTTGGCGGTCGACGCATCGAGCTCGCCATTCCCGCCGGGGTGGCGATCTCTCGGGAAGTGTTGGATCCATTGATGTTGGAGTCGGCGATCGAAGCCGGCGCCCAGGTGACAACAAATTGCACTGCGAGGATCGAGAGTGTGGATCCTCGCTCCGTCTCGGTGAAACTCGAGCACAACGCCACGACGGTCACGGCGAACTATGAATGTGTGGTGATTGCGTCAGGCTTGCGGACGGGAGGCATGAAGGACTTGTTGCCATGGACCGAGATGCCGCGCGGCCCGTTTGGGGTTTCCTTCATGGCATCTTCGACAGACGTCGAGCCTGGCGTCATCTACATGGCGTGTAACAAGGATGGCTATGTAGGCATGGTCAAATTAGCCGATGGACGTGTCGATGTGGCTGCGGCACTAAACTCGGGGGCAACATCGGCCGCCGTCGGCACCCCGATGACTCGAGTGCAATCGATCCTTGCCTCCAGCCAGTTCGCCCCTGTGGTTTTGTCGGATCCAAGCACACTGATGACGACGCCGCCCCTGCGAAGGGCCAGACAAACCGGTAACGGACGGTTGCTTGCGATTGGCGACGCCGCCGGGTACGTCGAACCGTTTACCGGTGAAGGGATGACATGGGGCATGCAAGGGGGAATCGCGGCCGCTGAATTGATCGCGACCCAAAAGGGTCACCTGCAAACCGTCGGGGATGAGTGGAACCAAAAACTCGAGACATTATTGCGTAGCAGGAAGCGAACGTGTCGATTCGTCACCACGGCGTTGCGTTCACCCACCGTATGTCGAATCGCCGCCAACACGCTGACTTGGTTCCCAAGCCTAGCGACGCCACTGCTAAGAAGCATGAACAAGACCTAG
- a CDS encoding methyltransferase domain-containing protein, which yields MIVVQGVQKATIRAHYQLGTLFYRLLWGPHIHHGLWNGDESPGEAQCQLTDTLAAMCEISSTDTIVDIGCGMGGSSIRLAQRRGCDVTGVTLSPLQRRWASLSARLHGVTTKTRFLAGDAESIEFADDAFDVMWSIECTEHLFDKPAFFRRSARWLRPGGRMAIGAWFEGEDTTQTSHRAQVEEVCRRFVCPSLATRKDYASWIEAAGLTIRENVDWTERTAKTWEICKQRVARTGVRHIAKFLDKDQVAFIDGFDTLLNAYRSGAMQYGAIIAVKND from the coding sequence ATGATTGTGGTCCAAGGTGTTCAGAAGGCGACCATTCGCGCTCATTATCAACTGGGAACGCTCTTTTACCGTTTGCTCTGGGGGCCCCACATTCATCACGGCCTTTGGAATGGAGACGAATCTCCCGGGGAGGCCCAATGCCAGCTCACCGATACGCTCGCCGCGATGTGCGAAATCAGCTCGACCGACACCATTGTCGACATCGGTTGTGGCATGGGGGGATCCTCGATCCGACTTGCCCAGCGCCGCGGTTGTGACGTCACCGGAGTCACGCTCAGCCCGTTGCAACGGCGTTGGGCGTCCCTCTCCGCTCGACTCCATGGGGTCACCACCAAGACGCGTTTCCTTGCCGGTGATGCGGAGTCAATTGAGTTTGCCGACGATGCGTTTGACGTCATGTGGAGCATCGAGTGCACCGAGCATCTGTTTGATAAACCCGCGTTCTTTCGTCGTTCAGCGCGTTGGCTCCGTCCCGGTGGCCGAATGGCAATCGGTGCTTGGTTCGAGGGGGAAGACACGACACAAACCAGCCATCGTGCACAAGTCGAAGAGGTTTGCCGGCGTTTTGTCTGTCCGTCACTCGCAACACGCAAGGACTATGCGAGCTGGATTGAAGCGGCGGGATTGACGATCCGAGAGAACGTCGACTGGACCGAGCGAACCGCAAAGACGTGGGAGATTTGCAAACAACGTGTCGCCCGCACCGGCGTTCGTCACATCGCCAAATTTCTCGACAAGGATCAAGTCGCGTTCATTGACGGCTTCGATACGCTCTTGAATGCCTACCGCAGCGGTGCGATGCAATATGGCGCCATCATCGCGGTGAAAAACGATTAG
- a CDS encoding adenosine kinase: MTSYDVLGVGNALVDIQARVEDAILGELAIDKGIMTLVDDQQQASVLNRLNGRPLNRCAGGSAANTIVAVAEFGGTAAFIAKIGEDEVGDFFLKDMRDLGIKIDIDPTPAAPTGTCAVLITDDAQRTMMTNLGASATLQATDIDESLIKASKYVYVEGYLLTGESTKAAAYRAMDLAKQHGVKVALTASDPFLVNMIRDEIWDLITGPVDLFFCNEEEAKSLTGESDPIACAAKIHQHAENVALTLGAKGSLVMHGGEAFPIEGVDVKAIDTTGAGDMYAGAMLYAITNGMDWRHAGHLASQASARVVSQMGARLDQKFTAAEIQALSILS; encoded by the coding sequence ATGACGTCGTATGATGTACTTGGTGTTGGGAATGCATTGGTGGATATCCAAGCAAGAGTCGAAGATGCGATCCTCGGTGAACTGGCGATCGACAAGGGGATCATGACCCTCGTGGATGATCAACAGCAAGCGAGCGTGTTGAATCGGCTCAATGGACGTCCTTTGAACCGTTGTGCAGGTGGTTCGGCGGCGAACACCATCGTGGCGGTCGCCGAATTCGGTGGCACCGCAGCCTTCATCGCGAAGATTGGTGAAGACGAAGTCGGTGACTTTTTCCTGAAAGACATGCGCGACTTGGGAATCAAAATCGATATTGATCCGACCCCAGCGGCACCCACCGGAACCTGTGCCGTCCTGATCACGGACGACGCTCAGCGAACGATGATGACGAACCTGGGGGCGTCCGCAACGCTGCAAGCAACCGATATCGATGAGTCATTGATCAAGGCCTCTAAGTACGTCTACGTCGAAGGCTATTTGTTGACGGGTGAGTCGACCAAGGCGGCGGCTTATCGAGCGATGGACCTAGCCAAGCAGCACGGGGTGAAGGTGGCGCTGACCGCATCGGACCCCTTCTTAGTGAATATGATTCGCGACGAAATATGGGACTTGATCACCGGCCCCGTTGACTTGTTCTTCTGTAACGAAGAGGAAGCGAAAAGTTTGACTGGCGAGTCGGACCCCATCGCCTGTGCCGCAAAAATTCATCAGCATGCTGAAAATGTGGCGCTCACGCTCGGAGCCAAGGGCTCCCTTGTGATGCACGGTGGCGAAGCGTTTCCGATCGAAGGGGTCGACGTGAAAGCGATCGATACCACCGGAGCGGGCGATATGTACGCCGGTGCGATGTTGTATGCGATCACCAACGGCATGGATTGGCGACACGCGGGGCACTTAGCCTCGCAAGCTTCCGCGCGAGTGGTTTCGCAAATGGGCGCTAGACTGGACCAAAAGTTTACCGCGGCCGAGATCCAAGCGCTCAGCATTTTGAGCTAG
- a CDS encoding type III pantothenate kinase has product MKRSSGVIAVDVGNTAVKLSLRPQGADANPAFAMNLESSCRSFALDRPRWDESIADWIRDQDCGETSLAPQEWRIASVNRRASDQLCKQVERSFPNATLRPISYRDVPMSIEIDSPDKVGIDRLLSAYAARNRYAVPLVVIDAGSAVTVDLVDASGCFVGGAILPGLNLQTTALTMGTAALPTIDWTNADPLTIPGRNTVQAIRLGVLTSVTASIDRLIAHYDCGFDGATPQRVVILCGGDAPVISPHIKHEHVMHPHLVCQGLLDLG; this is encoded by the coding sequence GTGAAGCGGTCGTCTGGTGTGATCGCGGTCGATGTGGGTAATACCGCAGTCAAATTATCACTCCGGCCGCAGGGGGCCGATGCGAACCCTGCGTTTGCAATGAACCTCGAATCGAGCTGCCGATCGTTTGCGTTGGATCGTCCGCGATGGGATGAGAGCATTGCCGATTGGATCCGTGATCAAGATTGCGGTGAGACGTCGCTTGCGCCACAGGAGTGGCGAATTGCCAGTGTGAACCGACGTGCGTCGGATCAGCTTTGTAAACAAGTCGAACGATCGTTTCCAAACGCCACCCTGCGTCCGATCAGCTATCGCGACGTACCGATGTCAATCGAGATTGATTCGCCCGATAAAGTGGGGATCGATCGATTGCTCAGTGCCTACGCCGCACGGAATCGATACGCCGTCCCGTTGGTCGTGATCGACGCGGGGTCGGCCGTAACGGTCGACTTGGTCGATGCCTCGGGGTGTTTTGTGGGCGGGGCGATTCTGCCAGGGCTAAACCTGCAAACCACCGCATTGACGATGGGTACCGCTGCGTTGCCGACGATTGATTGGACCAATGCCGATCCGCTTACCATTCCCGGACGCAATACCGTTCAAGCGATTCGGTTGGGGGTGTTAACGAGTGTCACCGCATCGATCGATCGTTTGATTGCTCACTACGATTGCGGATTCGACGGTGCCACCCCGCAACGCGTCGTGATCCTTTGTGGTGGGGACGCCCCTGTGATTTCGCCACACATCAAACACGAACATGTCATGCACCCGCATCTCGTTTGCCAAGGCCTGCTTGACCTCGGCTAA
- the obgE gene encoding GTPase ObgE translates to MFVDRVRIELHAGKGGDGCMSFRREKFVPRGGPDGGDGGEGASLILEARDGVNSLAAFANRRMYRATKGQPGQGSMRNGRRGRDQRLFVPPGTTVIDADNGFVIKDLAEPGDQFVVARGGKGGRGNASFKSSTNRAPRDKTMGEMGESRDVILELKSIADVGLVGMPNAGKSTLLSRITSARPEIADYPFTTKHPNLGIVEIGIERSFVLADIPGLIEGASEGIGLGHEFLRHVERAGLLVHLVEPAPTDGTDPLHNYHAIRSELTQYDASLGDREEILVVSKSEMEGAEELRQALADATGKQVRMISALNGEGLDELKNEIMERVQKRRNALLVAKANKNAPVAEVVSEVVSDSDEAPKPPRRLPPHLSGATAMLSDANPPRDFDLETSLEKSKSKSEDAT, encoded by the coding sequence ATGTTTGTTGATCGCGTTCGAATCGAGCTTCACGCCGGCAAAGGTGGTGATGGCTGTATGAGTTTCCGACGAGAGAAATTCGTTCCACGCGGTGGCCCCGACGGGGGTGATGGCGGCGAAGGTGCCAGTTTAATCCTAGAGGCGCGCGACGGCGTCAACTCATTGGCTGCCTTCGCGAACCGGCGAATGTACCGAGCCACCAAAGGCCAACCCGGCCAAGGTTCAATGCGAAACGGTCGACGGGGGCGCGATCAACGTTTGTTCGTTCCACCCGGGACGACCGTCATTGATGCCGACAATGGATTCGTGATCAAAGACTTGGCCGAGCCAGGCGATCAATTTGTGGTCGCCCGAGGTGGCAAAGGAGGACGCGGTAACGCGTCGTTCAAATCGAGTACGAACCGAGCGCCACGTGACAAAACGATGGGCGAAATGGGGGAATCACGCGATGTGATCCTCGAGTTGAAATCGATCGCTGACGTCGGCTTGGTGGGGATGCCCAACGCGGGCAAGAGCACCTTGTTGAGTCGGATCACCAGCGCGCGGCCCGAGATTGCCGACTACCCGTTCACGACCAAGCATCCCAATCTCGGCATCGTCGAAATTGGAATCGAACGCTCGTTTGTATTGGCGGATATTCCCGGCTTGATCGAAGGGGCCAGCGAAGGGATTGGACTTGGACACGAATTCTTGCGACATGTCGAACGCGCGGGGTTGTTGGTCCATCTCGTGGAACCCGCCCCGACCGACGGAACCGATCCACTTCACAACTACCACGCCATTCGTAGCGAACTGACTCAGTACGATGCATCTCTTGGTGATCGTGAGGAGATTTTGGTCGTCAGCAAGTCGGAGATGGAGGGGGCTGAGGAATTGCGTCAAGCGCTAGCCGATGCCACCGGAAAACAAGTTCGTATGATCAGCGCCCTCAATGGAGAGGGGCTTGATGAATTAAAAAACGAAATCATGGAACGGGTGCAAAAGCGACGCAATGCACTGTTGGTGGCCAAAGCAAACAAAAACGCGCCGGTCGCCGAAGTCGTGTCGGAAGTTGTGTCCGATTCCGATGAAGCACCTAAGCCGCCGAGGCGTTTGCCGCCGCACTTGTCGGGTGCCACCGCAATGCTCTCCGATGCAAACCCTCCGCGTGACTTTGACCTCGAAACGTCGCTTGAAAAGTCGAAGTCGAAATCTGAGGACGCAACGTGA
- a CDS encoding sigma-70 family RNA polymerase sigma factor has protein sequence MHEEYRDEKIQELRDQLTRFAPKAKKVEQAALAEKLCGEIEPNRPYSFDYLCFRITNYRPEKASRHNVEAADLKHDLFLLIEDLSDSADVSVNEFTEPVHTVDDLSRLFSVSTKTISRWRDAGLVSRRLLFGGRKRVGFLHSSVEAFVANNREKIRRGERFSQLSDDEKSEMIERARQLVEGGASLSDVTRQLSEQMNRSPETIRYTLKNFDADHQQLAIFPNHRATLTDDDKRAIFKLATQGSSVTQLCKRFKRTRSSIQRILLDMRMQHVMELPLDYMYNEDFDATASVMETREQEYLAPLPEATTPSRKVRVPSGLPSYLAALYDVPLLNREQEYHLFRKMNYLKHKASRLRDSLETAGATKTAVMDQIDSIYEEAVKVKNKIVQSNLRLVVSIAKRHVASSDDFFALISDGNMSLIRAVEKFDYSRGNKFSTYASWAIMKNFARTIPSEFKHRDRFRTTTEELFLSRQDDRLDPYAEETVQRTRQRELSKILDRLDEREQKIITARFGLGRGNEPLTLKEVGEEMGVTKERIRQLEVRALMKLREAANEAKIDVELGS, from the coding sequence ATGCACGAAGAATATCGTGACGAAAAAATTCAGGAACTTCGAGATCAACTCACCCGATTTGCTCCGAAGGCAAAAAAGGTAGAGCAAGCGGCTCTTGCCGAAAAGCTCTGCGGCGAGATCGAGCCAAATCGGCCCTACTCGTTTGACTATCTCTGCTTCCGAATTACGAATTACCGTCCTGAAAAGGCCAGCCGACACAACGTCGAAGCGGCCGATCTCAAACATGACCTATTCCTGCTGATCGAAGACCTCAGCGACTCGGCGGACGTCTCCGTCAACGAGTTCACCGAGCCGGTGCACACCGTGGACGACTTGAGCCGCTTGTTTAGCGTTTCCACCAAGACGATCAGCCGTTGGCGTGACGCGGGTCTCGTCAGCCGACGTCTCCTGTTCGGTGGCCGCAAACGAGTGGGGTTCCTGCACAGCAGCGTGGAGGCCTTTGTGGCCAATAACCGCGAAAAGATTCGTCGTGGCGAACGCTTCAGCCAACTCAGCGATGACGAAAAGAGCGAAATGATCGAACGGGCTCGCCAATTGGTCGAGGGCGGGGCGAGCTTGTCGGACGTGACACGTCAATTGTCCGAGCAAATGAATCGCAGCCCGGAAACGATTCGTTACACGCTGAAGAACTTTGATGCCGACCATCAGCAATTGGCGATCTTCCCGAACCATCGTGCAACGTTGACCGACGACGACAAACGCGCCATCTTCAAATTGGCGACCCAGGGATCCTCGGTGACTCAGTTGTGCAAGCGATTCAAGCGAACTCGCTCGAGCATCCAACGCATCTTGTTGGACATGCGGATGCAGCACGTTATGGAATTGCCGCTTGACTACATGTACAACGAAGATTTCGATGCGACCGCTAGCGTGATGGAAACTCGCGAACAGGAATATCTGGCTCCGCTTCCGGAAGCCACCACACCGTCTCGCAAGGTCCGTGTCCCCAGTGGATTGCCAAGCTACTTGGCTGCCCTGTATGACGTTCCGCTGTTGAATCGTGAGCAAGAGTATCACTTGTTTCGCAAAATGAACTACTTGAAGCACAAGGCCAGCCGACTACGGGACAGCTTGGAAACGGCCGGTGCGACCAAGACCGCAGTGATGGACCAGATCGATTCGATTTACGAAGAAGCAGTCAAGGTCAAGAACAAGATCGTGCAAAGCAACCTGCGTTTGGTCGTTTCGATCGCCAAGCGACACGTCGCCAGCAGCGATGACTTTTTCGCCTTGATCAGCGACGGCAACATGTCGTTGATTCGTGCGGTAGAAAAGTTCGATTACTCGCGGGGCAACAAATTTAGCACTTACGCTTCGTGGGCGATCATGAAGAACTTTGCACGGACGATTCCGAGCGAGTTCAAACATCGCGATCGGTTCCGCACGACCACCGAAGAATTGTTTTTGTCTCGCCAAGACGATCGTTTGGATCCCTACGCGGAAGAAACCGTTCAACGAACACGACAACGTGAGTTGTCAAAGATTCTGGACCGTTTGGATGAACGCGAGCAGAAGATTATTACCGCTCGATTTGGGCTTGGACGTGGCAACGAACCGTTGACGCTCAAAGAAGTCGGTGAAGAGATGGGCGTGACCAAAGAACGCATCCGTCAACTCGAGGTTCGAGCCCTGATGAAATTGCGAGAAGCGGCCAACGAGGCGAAAATTGATGTCGAGTTGGGCTCCTAA
- a CDS encoding SAM-dependent methyltransferase: MNKKDSQAKPSSGPSFAMMCCAFGAEKAVKESILSEGWRLAFSRPGFVTAKHDGDRKPPKGIFIRTSATSLGQVKGTDAASHIETLRSLLEERFPAEFRFDQFHLWPKDRAPIGRFDFEPGIDEVSRAIAEEIYAKLAEDWFRSDAPNRVAQPGEKILDVVLVDPSHWFIGTHEAETWPTRWPGAIQPIDLAEEPVSRAYYKAAEAIQWSGFDLQRGDVAIEIGSAPGGACGRLLELGLKVIGIDPANMDPRVAEHPNFQHLVARADDLPRRAFRDAKWLLVDSSVTPNQTLATVANVVCNRNSNFRGLLITLKLGDYEAADRIEAWRRKVESWGVSDIQIRQLARNRCEVCFAVSLSARRS; this comes from the coding sequence ATGAATAAAAAAGACAGTCAAGCTAAGCCTTCCTCCGGTCCCTCGTTCGCAATGATGTGTTGTGCGTTTGGTGCCGAAAAAGCGGTCAAGGAATCGATCCTTTCCGAAGGTTGGCGTTTAGCATTTTCGCGTCCTGGTTTTGTCACCGCCAAACATGATGGCGATCGTAAACCACCCAAAGGCATCTTCATTCGCACCTCGGCAACGTCGCTTGGTCAGGTCAAGGGAACCGACGCAGCCTCGCATATCGAAACGCTCCGCAGCTTGCTCGAGGAACGTTTTCCCGCCGAATTCCGCTTTGATCAATTCCATCTGTGGCCCAAGGATCGAGCACCGATTGGACGTTTTGATTTTGAACCCGGGATCGATGAAGTCTCGCGAGCGATTGCCGAGGAAATCTACGCGAAGCTTGCCGAGGACTGGTTCCGCTCGGATGCTCCAAATCGGGTCGCACAACCAGGTGAAAAGATCCTCGACGTGGTCCTCGTCGATCCATCGCATTGGTTCATCGGCACCCACGAAGCGGAGACATGGCCGACGCGTTGGCCGGGAGCGATCCAACCGATCGACTTGGCCGAGGAACCCGTATCACGCGCCTATTACAAAGCCGCCGAGGCGATCCAGTGGAGCGGGTTTGATCTGCAGCGAGGCGACGTGGCTATTGAAATCGGTTCTGCGCCGGGTGGCGCCTGTGGACGCCTGCTCGAACTCGGTTTGAAGGTGATCGGAATCGATCCCGCGAACATGGATCCTCGCGTGGCCGAGCATCCGAATTTCCAGCACCTTGTCGCGCGTGCGGACGACTTGCCCCGTCGAGCGTTTCGCGATGCCAAATGGTTGCTCGTTGATTCCAGCGTGACACCGAATCAAACCCTTGCTACGGTTGCCAATGTCGTTTGCAATCGAAACAGCAACTTTCGTGGCTTGTTAATCACACTGAAACTAGGTGACTACGAAGCCGCCGATCGCATCGAAGCTTGGCGAAGAAAGGTCGAGTCGTGGGGCGTCAGCGACATTCAAATCCGGCAACTCGCACGCAATCGATGCGAGGTCTGCTTCGCGGTGAGTTTGTCTGCTCGACGCTCGTAG